GCGCCGTGGACGTAACCCACGCTCGCGTCGTGGCTCTCGCCGTACTTGCTCGTCCATTCCGCTTCGGCAGCCTGTAGTGCGACGTCGACCGGGTCGCCGCCGTGGCGACGTTCGGCGTAGATGCACGACGCGGCGGTGAACAGCGGCAGCGGTTCGGTCAGTCCGAGGTCACGCAGCTCGATCAGCTCGCGCAGTACCGCCGACGGGTCGGCGGGTGCGATCAGGGTGGACCGCCAGGCGCCACGCCGCCCCCGACCGCGCCCGGTGGTCACCGCGCGCCACGGCCCCGGGTGCGTCGCAGCCAGCGCCAACAACCGCACCCAGGCGGCGATCCGGTGTTTCGGCCCGAGCCGGGAGTACACGGCGCGTACCAGGGTGGTGCCGTGCACACCGGGCACCGTACCGGTCAACCGGCGCCGCGGCGCCGGCTCGACCGACACATCGACCGACTCCGGCGGGCCGATGTGTGCCGACTCGGCCGCGACCAGGTCGGCGACGGCGTGCTCGATCTCGTCGAGCATCCGTTCTCCCAGCTGGAACGGCGGCAAGGTGCCGCGCCGCCACTCGGCCGAGCGGAAGTCCCCGGCCGACACCCCGGCCAGCCGGGCGGTGAGCATCCGATCGCCCAGCTCCCACTTGTCCAGTGGATCCAGGTCGATCGACAATGCGTCGGCCGGCTCGTCGGACCGATCCGGCAGACCGGTCCCGACCCGCTGGCGCAGGAAGGCCTGGGTCGGGTGCTCGGTGAAGCGGATCAGCTCCGCCAGCTCGACGTCCGCGGCCGGAGCGGCCGCCAGCGGGGTCGGAACCAGCGCCGGAACCGGTTGCGGCGGTTGCCGGCTCGCCAGCGCTCCGGCCCGCGCCACCCGGTCGAAGCTGAACGGCGCGCCGGCCCGGAACTGCCGTGGATCGTAGGGCTGCAGCGGATGTCGGATCGGTTCCAGGCCGAGCACGTCGAGTACCTCGCGCAGCGGGATCGCGGGTGGCAGCACAGCCCCGGTCACCGGGTCGGCCCCGCTGTAGAACAGCAGCAATCGCTGCTGCGCCGCCAGGATCGCATCGAGCAGCAACTGCCGATCCTCTGAACGCGGATCACGTTCCCCGACAAGCGGATTCCTAGCCAGTACGTCGTCGCCGTCGATCGCCGGAGTGCGCGGGAACACATCGTCGTCGAGCCCGAGCAGCACCACCACCCGGTGCGGAACCGAGCGCATCGGCACCATGGTGCAGACGGTCAGCTCGCCGGTCCGGAAGTTCGCCCGCGTCGGTCGGCCGGCCAATCGGCGGGCCAGCATGGCCCGGACATCGCTGTGCCGCAGCTCGACGTCGGCCGCATGCTCGGTGGCCGCAGCCAGCTCCCGGCGGGCCTGGGCGAGCTGCCAGGCATCCGCGGCGGGAACCGCGGTCAGCAGGTCCAGCGCCCGGTCGAGCACGTCGGTCCAGCGGCGCGCCGGCTGCGGCCCGGCCAGGTCGCGCAGCGTCACCGCAAGCCGATCGACGTATTCGGCGAACCGTCCGGCCAGATCGATGTCGGCGGATTCGACGTCTTCCAGCGGCAACGCCAAACCCAGCCAGCCGTCCGAGTCGTCGGCAGCCGCGCCGAGCAACACCCGGTCCACCGCGGTGTTCACCGTGTTCTGGGCAAAATCGCCGAGCCCGAACGCCGCCCGTTGGCGCTGTCCGATCCCCCACCGGGCACCGGCGGCGCCGGCCCAGTCCCGCAGCGTCGCCAAGTCCTCGTCGGTGAACCCGAACCGGTGCCGAACCGGCTCGCTCGCCGCCAGATCGAGCAGCTGACCGGCGGTCACCCGGCCGACCGCCGCATCGAGCAGCGTGGCCACCGTGTCGAGCAGCGGGTTGGTCCGGCGCAACGCGCGGTCGGCCAGCCGCACCCGCAGATGATGTGCGGGGTGGGCGAGTTCGTCTTGACCGAACCCGGCCCGGATCAGCGGCGCGTAGGTCTCGATGTCGGGACACATGATCAGCACGTCTCTCGGCTCGAGCGTCGGGTCGGCGGCGAACACGTGCAGCAGACAGTCCCGCAGCACCTCGACCTGTCGCTCCGGGCCGTGACACGCATGTACCTGCACGCTCTCGTCGGTGTCGAGGCGCACATCGGTCGCTGCCGGTGCCCGATCGGCCACGAGGTCGGCCTGCAGCCGGCCCAGCGTGGTCGGCGGGAAATCCGGCGCCGGCAGGTGCTCGTCGCGGCCCACGATCGGGCCGAGTCGAGCTTGCAGCTCCCGCACATCCCGGCCGAGCGCGGCGAGCAGTGGATGCCGCACCGCCAGCCCGCTGTCGTCGGCGGTACGCCGGATCGGCTCTGCCGCTGCCGCTGCCGCTGCCGATGCCGCAGCCGCGCGCTGCGTCCAGCTCGCCGGGCTCGGATGCGGTAGCCACAGGTGGAGTTCCCGGTGCGCAGCCACCGCTTCGAAAACCTGCAGATGCGCGCCGGCCAACCGGGTCGCACCGAACACCGACAGCCGCTCCGGCAGCGGGAGCAGCGCCGGATCGGACCGGATCGCCGCGCACGCACCGGCCCACCGCTCGGCCGGACCGGGAACGCCGAGACAGGCGCGAAGCCGCCGCCACAGTTCGGCCTGCCAGGCCAGGTCGGCCGGCAACGCCGCCCCGGCGCCGTCGGTGTCCCGGCCGGCCGCCCAGTCGGACAACATCGCCGGACGCTGCGCCGCGTACTCGACGAATCGCTCGGTGAGATGCTCGGCCGTCGCGAAGCGCCGCCCGGCGCGCCATTCGTCGATCCCTGCACCCAGGTGCCGGGCGAGCACGGCGCACCACGGCTGGTCGAGCGAGGCGTCGATCTGCTCCAGGACCCGCCACACCAGGTGGTGCGCCGACCAGGGGTCGCGGTCCGGGTCCAGCCCGCTCGCGGCCGCTACCGCGCGCTCGACCAACGCGGCCGGTGAGGGGAATTCGATGTTCGCCGCCACCCCGTCCGCGCCGAGGTCGGTACCGAGCCGAGCGGCCAGGCGCTGGTTCAACCAGCGTTCGACCCCCTTGGCCGGGACGGCGATCAGCTCCGCCGCGAACGGATCCGCCGGCGGTTGCCGGAGCACCTCGGCGAGCGCATCGGCGAGGATGTCGGCGCGCTCGGCGCGGTGCACGATCAGCACGCCGAAACCCGGGACGCGATCATCGACCGGCCGGTGTTCAGGCGACCGCCGGGCCGTAGGCGAGGTGCACGACACCGCCAGCGTAGGTCTGACTCTCCTGCAGCGCCAAGCGCAATTGCGGACCGCGCTCGTCGAACAACCGACGACCGGCGCCGAGCACGACGGGATAGACGAACAGGTGCAGGCTGTCGACCAGTCCCGCCGCGAGCAACGCCCGGACCAGGGTGCCGCTACCGGAGATGTAGACGGCGCCGTCCGTGCGCTGTTTCAGTGCCCGGATCGCAGCCGGGTCGTACCCGCCCAGCCGGGTCGAGTTGGCCCAATCCACCGCCGGCTGCCGGGCGCCGACGACGTATTTCGGCGTCTCGTTGAAGAACGGTGCACCCGGGTCGTCGGCGGCGGTCCGCCCCGACCAGGCCGGGGCGAACATCTCGAATGTTTTGCGGCCGAGCAGGATTGCCTCCGAGCTCCCGACGATCTCGGCCAGCGTGGTGCCCATCTGCGGGTCGAACGCGTACTCGACGGTCCAGCTCGGATCCTCGAACACCCCGTCCAGGCTGACGAACTCGTGTACGACGATGGTTCCCACAGCTCCCCTATCTCGGCTTTCCACCCAGTGCCGCCGCGACCGCGTCGGCGATCGGGCCATGGTACGACGGCCCGTGTCCGGGCAGCGCGATCGTTGCGCCGGTGCCCGCGAGCACCGTCTCCGCCGAGGCGACCGCCCGATCCCGCTCGTGATCGAAGAACGCCGGCAGCAACTGCGGGCCGGTCCGTCGGCTGAGCATATGCCCGGTGCACAGCGCGTCGCCGGTGACCACGACCTTCCCCTCGGCGAGCAGGTAGCAGGTGTGCCCGGTGGTGTGCCCGGCGACGACGAACGGCACCGGCGCACCCGGCGCCGCCAGGGGCTCGCGGTCGGCGGCGCCGGTCGCGGTCGGCACCACCACGGCGCGCGTGCCGCCGCGCGCCAGGACGTGCGCCGCCCAGGCCGCCGCACCCGGCCGCCAGATATTGCGCGCGACCAGCGCCGGCGTCGCCTGCTGGAGATACTCGCGACGGGCGTGCCGGGCTTCCTCGAACGAGGTCCGGACGGGCACCGGGACCCGTTCCAGCAGCGCGGGTATGCCGCCGACATGGTCGACGTGGGCGTGGGTGACGAGGATCATGCGCAGGTCGTCGAGCGAGTGACCGACCGCACGGAGCGAGGCCACCACGTCGGCATGATCACCCGGGTAACCGGCGTCGATCAGCGTCACCCCGTCGGCGTCGGACACGATGATCCAGTTCACCGCGCTGCCCTGGACGAGGTGGATGCCGTCGGCGATATCCTCGATCTGCACGCGGGCAACGCTAATCGGGCCGGTCCGGCGCCGTCGGCGGCCTCCCGAAAGCGAAATCGCCGAGTTCGATATGCCGTGGGCGGACCGGACCGCTACCGTTCCAGGGGCGACGTTTCACTGTCGCGGATCTGGAGGAACCTGGGAATGAGTATCGAACCGGCAGCGCCGCGGCGCCACCGAGTCGTCATCGTCGGTTCGGGATTCGGGGGTCTCACCGCTGCGAAGCATCTGCGCAAGGCCGACGCCGATATCACCCTCATCGCCCGGACCACGCACCACCTGTTCCAGCCCCTGCTCTACCAAGTCGCCACCGGCGTCTTGTCCGAGGGTGAGATCGCACCGGCCACCCGGCTGATCCTGGAGGATCAGGAGAACGTGCGGGTGGTACTGGGTGAGGTCGACGCGGTCGACCTGGCCAACCGGACCGTCACCTCGAAGCTGATGAACTCCGAGACGGTCTACCCCTACGACAGCCTGATCGTCGCGGCCGGTGCCCAGCAGTCCTATTTCGGCAACGATCACTTCGCGACGTTCGCGCCGGGCATGAAGACGATCGACGACGCGCTGGAGCTGCGTGGCCGCATCATCGGCGCGTTCGAGGCGGCGGAAGCGATCGACGATCCGGCCGAACGCAAGCGGCGACTGACCTTCGTCGTGGTCGGTGCGGGCCCCACCGGGGTGGAGCTGGCCGGCCAGATCGCCGAACTCGCCGATCGCACCCTGGCCGGGGCGTTTCGCACGATCGACCCCAACAATGCCCGGGTGATCCTGCTCGACGCCGCCCCCGCGGTGCTGCCGCCGATGGGTGAGAATCTGGGCCTCAAGGCGCAGCGGCGGCTGGAGGAGATGGGCGTCGAGGTTCAGCTCAACGCGATGGTGACCGACGTCGACTATCAGGGCATCACGGTCAAGGAGAAGGACGGCACCGAGCGCCGGATCGAATGCGCATGCAAGGTCTGGTCCGCCGGCGTGCAAGCCAATCCGCTCGGCAAACTGATCGCCGAACAATCCGACGGCACCACCACCGACCGGGCCGGCCGCGTGATCGTCGAGCCCGACCTGACGGTCAAGGGGCACCCGTACGTGTTCGTGATCGGCGACCTGATGAGCGTGCCCGAGGTGCCGGGGATGGCGCAGGGTGCGATCCAGGGCGCGGTGTACGCCACGAAGCGGATCAAGGAATCGCTGCGCGGCGAGGACGACCCGGCCAACCGCAAGCCGTTCAAGTATCTGAACAAGGGCAGCATGGCCACCGTCTCCCGGTTCAGCGCGGTGGCGCAGGTCGGCAAGTTCGAGTTCGGCGGGTTCATCGCCTGGCTCGCCTGGCTGGTGCTGCACTTGTACTACCTGGTCGGGCAGAAGAACCGGCTGACCACGGTGATGGCCTGGACCCTGTCCTTCCTGGGCAAGGGGCGGGGCCAGATGACGATCACCGAACGCTGGATCTACGCCCGCCAGGCGATGCAACAGCTGGAGAGCTACGAGGCGGCCGCGAAGGAACGGTTCGAGGAGGCCGAGACCGGCCACCCGAACCGCGCCACCCCGACCGGGTCGATCGTCGACGGCACGTCCGCCCGACTGTCGGCACCCTGATCCGGCGCCCCGCTCCGACCGCAATCTCGCTCAGGCGCTGCCCGGCGCCTGGGCGAGATTCTGCAATCGCACCTGTCCGCGGGCGACGACGCGCTGCTCCTCGTCGGTGATCGCCACCTGCCATACCTGCTGCAACCGGCCCTGATGCACCGGCCGAGCGTCGGCGGTCAGGGTGCCGGATCGGGCGGCGCGCAGAAAGTCGGTGTTGTTGTTGACCCCGACCACGACGCCGCGGTCGGCATACCAGGTGGCGCCGCCGACGCTGCACACCGACTCGATCACCGCGCAGTACACCCCACCGTGCACCAGGCCGTACGGCTGGAGCAGCTCCGGCCGGACGGTCCATTCGGCGCGCACGTGGTCCGGCGTGACGATCCGGTACTCGAGTCCGATCAGTGCGTCGAAACCGATCGCGACCAGCGGGGCCGAGTCGGTGGCGGGTGGTGTGGGAGTCATCTCGGTCATGGTCGAAAGATCTACACCACAGCGGCATCGAGCCGACCCGGCGCGCTGTACGACCTCCTGTAGTACGTGCCGCGCCGGAGGTACGTACACTGGAACGATGGCGGGTCTCGGTGAGCTGGAAAAGGCGGTCATGGACCACTTGTGGTCGGTCGACGAATCACAGACCGTGCGGCAGGTGCACGAAGCGCTGTCGGCACGCCGCGAGCTGGCCTACACCACGGTGATGACCGTCCTGCAGCGTCTCGCGAAGAAGAATCTGGTCAGCCAGCAACGCGACGACCGGGCACACCGGTACGCGCCGGTGCACGGGCGGGACGAGCTGGTGGCGAGCCTGATGGTCGACGCCCTGCAACAGGCCGACGAG
Above is a genomic segment from Skermania piniformis containing:
- the recC gene encoding exodeoxyribonuclease V subunit gamma, with translation MLIVHRAERADILADALAEVLRQPPADPFAAELIAVPAKGVERWLNQRLAARLGTDLGADGVAANIEFPSPAALVERAVAAASGLDPDRDPWSAHHLVWRVLEQIDASLDQPWCAVLARHLGAGIDEWRAGRRFATAEHLTERFVEYAAQRPAMLSDWAAGRDTDGAGAALPADLAWQAELWRRLRACLGVPGPAERWAGACAAIRSDPALLPLPERLSVFGATRLAGAHLQVFEAVAAHRELHLWLPHPSPASWTQRAAAASAAAAAAAEPIRRTADDSGLAVRHPLLAALGRDVRELQARLGPIVGRDEHLPAPDFPPTTLGRLQADLVADRAPAATDVRLDTDESVQVHACHGPERQVEVLRDCLLHVFAADPTLEPRDVLIMCPDIETYAPLIRAGFGQDELAHPAHHLRVRLADRALRRTNPLLDTVATLLDAAVGRVTAGQLLDLAASEPVRHRFGFTDEDLATLRDWAGAAGARWGIGQRQRAAFGLGDFAQNTVNTAVDRVLLGAAADDSDGWLGLALPLEDVESADIDLAGRFAEYVDRLAVTLRDLAGPQPARRWTDVLDRALDLLTAVPAADAWQLAQARRELAAATEHAADVELRHSDVRAMLARRLAGRPTRANFRTGELTVCTMVPMRSVPHRVVVLLGLDDDVFPRTPAIDGDDVLARNPLVGERDPRSEDRQLLLDAILAAQQRLLLFYSGADPVTGAVLPPAIPLREVLDVLGLEPIRHPLQPYDPRQFRAGAPFSFDRVARAGALASRQPPQPVPALVPTPLAAAPAADVELAELIRFTEHPTQAFLRQRVGTGLPDRSDEPADALSIDLDPLDKWELGDRMLTARLAGVSAGDFRSAEWRRGTLPPFQLGERMLDEIEHAVADLVAAESAHIGPPESVDVSVEPAPRRRLTGTVPGVHGTTLVRAVYSRLGPKHRIAAWVRLLALAATHPGPWRAVTTGRGRGRRGAWRSTLIAPADPSAVLRELIELRDLGLTEPLPLFTAASCIYAERRHGGDPVDVALQAAEAEWTSKYGESHDASVGYVHGAAPSLHRWVQLPPDPGYPTDEAGRFGALATTLWLPLLAAETMGRP
- a CDS encoding dihydrofolate reductase family protein, whose product is MGTIVVHEFVSLDGVFEDPSWTVEYAFDPQMGTTLAEIVGSSEAILLGRKTFEMFAPAWSGRTAADDPGAPFFNETPKYVVGARQPAVDWANSTRLGGYDPAAIRALKQRTDGAVYISGSGTLVRALLAAGLVDSLHLFVYPVVLGAGRRLFDERGPQLRLALQESQTYAGGVVHLAYGPAVA
- a CDS encoding MBL fold metallo-hydrolase encodes the protein MQIEDIADGIHLVQGSAVNWIIVSDADGVTLIDAGYPGDHADVVASLRAVGHSLDDLRMILVTHAHVDHVGGIPALLERVPVPVRTSFEEARHARREYLQQATPALVARNIWRPGAAAWAAHVLARGGTRAVVVPTATGAADREPLAAPGAPVPFVVAGHTTGHTCYLLAEGKVVVTGDALCTGHMLSRRTGPQLLPAFFDHERDRAVASAETVLAGTGATIALPGHGPSYHGPIADAVAAALGGKPR
- a CDS encoding NAD(P)/FAD-dependent oxidoreductase; the encoded protein is MSIEPAAPRRHRVVIVGSGFGGLTAAKHLRKADADITLIARTTHHLFQPLLYQVATGVLSEGEIAPATRLILEDQENVRVVLGEVDAVDLANRTVTSKLMNSETVYPYDSLIVAAGAQQSYFGNDHFATFAPGMKTIDDALELRGRIIGAFEAAEAIDDPAERKRRLTFVVVGAGPTGVELAGQIAELADRTLAGAFRTIDPNNARVILLDAAPAVLPPMGENLGLKAQRRLEEMGVEVQLNAMVTDVDYQGITVKEKDGTERRIECACKVWSAGVQANPLGKLIAEQSDGTTTDRAGRVIVEPDLTVKGHPYVFVIGDLMSVPEVPGMAQGAIQGAVYATKRIKESLRGEDDPANRKPFKYLNKGSMATVSRFSAVAQVGKFEFGGFIAWLAWLVLHLYYLVGQKNRLTTVMAWTLSFLGKGRGQMTITERWIYARQAMQQLESYEAAAKERFEEAETGHPNRATPTGSIVDGTSARLSAP
- a CDS encoding PaaI family thioesterase, whose protein sequence is MTEMTPTPPATDSAPLVAIGFDALIGLEYRIVTPDHVRAEWTVRPELLQPYGLVHGGVYCAVIESVCSVGGATWYADRGVVVGVNNNTDFLRAARSGTLTADARPVHQGRLQQVWQVAITDEEQRVVARGQVRLQNLAQAPGSA
- a CDS encoding BlaI/MecI/CopY family transcriptional regulator, translating into MAGLGELEKAVMDHLWSVDESQTVRQVHEALSARRELAYTTVMTVLQRLAKKNLVSQQRDDRAHRYAPVHGRDELVASLMVDALQQADESSGRAAALVHFVGRVGADEAAALREALAELDAVQHRQTPAESPPDN